TAAGCATTTCATGACCGACGGTGAGATCTTCGATCAGGCATTAATCAATATTGAACTTGAACTCCAAGACCGAATTCTGACGTTCGAGAAAGAGAATAAATTGCTGGAAGCGCAACGGATTGAGCAACGGACGCGCTTTGATCTGGAGATGTTGCGGGAGGTGGGTTACTGCTCCGGTATTGAAAACTACTCACGGCATCTCTCAGGCTTGCAACCGGGGGATCCACCGTATTGCCTGATGCACTACTTCCCTGACGACTTTCTTCTTTTTATTGATGAGTCTCACGTAACGATCCCGCAGCTGCGCGGTATGTATCGTGGTGACCGCTCCCGAAAGCAGACACTGGTCGAGTATGGCTTCCGGTTGCCCTCTGCCTTGGATAATCGTCCGCTCCGATTTGACGAGGTTGAATCCCGCGTCAATCAAGTTATTTTTGTCTCCGCGACGCCTGGTCTCTATGAAATGGAGAACAGTGGGCAGGTTGTCGAGCAGATTATCCGTCCTACGGGACTCATCGACCCCGAAATCACGATACATCCAGTGCGAGGACAAATAGACCATCTCATCGGCAAGATCCAAGAGCGGATCAGGCACAAACAGCGGGTCCTCGTCACGACGCTTACCAAACGAATGGCAGAAGACTTAACGGAGTATTTGACGGAGGCAGGTATCCGTGCTGACTATATGCACTCTGAGATTGATGTGTTCGACCGTGCCCGTATTCTCCGTGAACTTCGCGAAGGGGTTTTTGATGTGCTGGTCGGTATCAACCTGCTTCGCGAGGGACTTGATCTCCCTGAAGTGTCTCTCGTTGCCATCCTTGATGCCGATCGCCCGGGTTTTCTTCGTTCCGTCAGATCTCTTGTCCAAACCGCTGGGCGTGCTGCCCGAAATGTCGATGGTGAAGTCCTCCTGTACGGGGACGATGTCACAGAAGCGATGGGAGAAGCGATGAAGGAGACACATCGACGCCGCGAGATTCAACTTCAATATAACAGCGATAACAACATCACACCGGCGACAATTGAGAAGGCGATTCAGGAACTTATCGCTGAATCGAGTGAGACGTATAAGACCCAAAAATCTGATAAGCCTACGATCCTCCCAGAAACCGTCGAACCGCAAGACATTGAAGCAACAATTACAGACTTGACACGACGGATGCGAAAAGCGGCGTTGGATCTTGATTATGAGGAAGCTGCTGCTCTACGTGACCAGATTGCTGAACTGAAAGCGCAATCACCGGAACAGTCAACTCAATAGCACACCGAGTGCCTTGAATAAGACCCCAGAATTTAAAACTTGTATCTCAAAGTGTAATCTGCTAAAATTCAATCATTGATCGTGATTCTATAAAACCCAGAACTTCGATCCCTTGAAGGTTAATGATTTTGGTATTTTGTTAATACAATATTAATCTTCTTGAGGAACAGAGAAAGGATTTTGCAATGTTTGTTTGTGTAGCTTGTGGCTATTTGTGGAAGGAAGCAGATAGTCCGCCAGATGAGTGTCCTGCATGCACGGCACCGAAAGAAAAATACATTCCTTACGATGACAGAGCAGAACGTTGGGTCAAGCGCGCTGTAGCGGCACATGTTATGTACCCAGATGAAGAGGGTGCAGACCTTCGTGCGGAGAACTCCGCACTCTCGTCTCATATCAGATTTGCCCTTGTTGGGTTACTCGGTGATTTCGAGAAAGGATAAATAGCTATTATCAGTCAGTCGTCAGTTATTAGTTAAAGAGGTGGCTTGTAACAATTCATCTTGCCTTGGAGAAATCCCAGCAAATGTCCGTTGTGACAGGCGTCCTCTTCACTGATAACTGATGACTGACAATTGATAACTTATATAAATAGAAAGGAAGCGGCATTTCCCAAGACTGGGTTCTCGGCAGATCAGAGGTGCCGCAACATGGAAAATGAAACAGATACGTTATCTGCTGATTCTATATCTCCTCGCTTTCCAGGGAATAGCATCAGCACAGGATCTTTCAGACCGGGTGGTGGAGCACATCTTTCCTAACGGTCTGAAGTTGTTGATGATTA
This genomic window from Candidatus Poribacteria bacterium contains:
- the uvrB gene encoding excinuclease ABC subunit UvrB, producing MRENWELLTKIDDPEDEVSELDNLQFELISDFSPQGDQPQAIDKLTEGLHRGDKAQTLLGVTGSGKTYTMANVIQNVQLPTLVISPNKTLAAQLYNEFRTFFPNNAVHYFVSDYEYYQPEAYIPSTDTFIEKDVRINEEITRMRLASTASLISRRDVIVVASVSCLYGLGSPDEFENQRVQVAVGDVVRRDALLRALVDIQYVRNDIEFWQGVFRARGDVVEVFPAYSENAYRIELFGDEIDRINEIDTTTGEVLAQRDFLEIYPAKHFMTDGEIFDQALINIELELQDRILTFEKENKLLEAQRIEQRTRFDLEMLREVGYCSGIENYSRHLSGLQPGDPPYCLMHYFPDDFLLFIDESHVTIPQLRGMYRGDRSRKQTLVEYGFRLPSALDNRPLRFDEVESRVNQVIFVSATPGLYEMENSGQVVEQIIRPTGLIDPEITIHPVRGQIDHLIGKIQERIRHKQRVLVTTLTKRMAEDLTEYLTEAGIRADYMHSEIDVFDRARILRELREGVFDVLVGINLLREGLDLPEVSLVAILDADRPGFLRSVRSLVQTAGRAARNVDGEVLLYGDDVTEAMGEAMKETHRRREIQLQYNSDNNITPATIEKAIQELIAESSETYKTQKSDKPTILPETVEPQDIEATITDLTRRMRKAALDLDYEEAAALRDQIAELKAQSPEQSTQ